In Actinomycetota bacterium, the sequence AGGTAGCGCTCCACCACCTCGTCGGTCTCGGCCCTGGATCGTTCGGGGCGGGAGGAGCGGGTGGCCTCCCGCACGTTGTCGTAGATGCTCATCCACGGCAGCAGCGAGTAGTGCTGGAAGACCATCGCCCGATCCGGGCCGGGGCCGTCGATGGGAACGCCGTCGACCAGGACCACCCCGAGGTCGGCCTCGGTCAGGCCTCCCACGACGTTAAGTAGCGTCGACTTGCCGCAGCCCGAGTGGCCGATGAAGGTGACGAACTCCCCCTTCTCGATCTTGAGGTCCACTCCCCGAAGGACGTGCTGGATGCCCCGCCGGGAGGAAAACGACTTGCTGACCAGGCTGATCTCGAGACTCATCGGGCCACCGCCGTGTAGTCGAAGCGGCTCTGGAGCCGCTTAAGGCCGAGGTCGAGCAGGAAGCCGATGACGCCGATGAAGAAGATCGCCACCACAACCGCCGGCAGGTTGCCGTTGTTGTACTGGTCCCAGACGAAGAACCCGATGCCGGGAGCGGCCGAGAGCATCTCGGTGGCCACGATCACCATCCAGCCGATGCCCATGGACAGCCGCAGCCCGGTGATTATCGACCCCATCGAGCACGGCAGGAGCACCTTGCGGATGTACTTTCCCCGGCTGAACCTGAACACCTTGGCCACGTTGCGGTGGTCCTGCGGCACCCCGGCGACGCCGGCGGCGGTGTTGATCAGGGTCGGCCACAACGAGGTGACGCCGATGGTCAGGATGCTGGCGCCGAACGGGTTCTTGAACAGAACCAGCGCCAGCGGGTACCAGGCCAGCGGCGACACCGGCCGGAAGATCTGCACCTG encodes:
- a CDS encoding ABC transporter permease, which translates into the protein MNDKSNTGTLLDDPAGTGRPVPQMPLDPRVKEPEITKPGRASEFSSSVALALLGAAVLLLAWQGFAAFRPDLPSPLATFTEFQTLMSDPFHDFGPNDRGIFLLLGETLKKVFGGFVLAAVVGIPVGFAMGASRKAHKAANPQVQIFRPVSPLAWYPLALVLFKNPFGASILTIGVTSLWPTLINTAAGVAGVPQDHRNVAKVFRFSRGKYIRKVLLPCSMGSIITGLRLSMGIGWMVIVATEMLSAAPGIGFFVWDQYNNGNLPAVVVAIFFIGVIGFLLDLGLKRLQSRFDYTAVAR